A single Dreissena polymorpha isolate Duluth1 chromosome 14, UMN_Dpol_1.0, whole genome shotgun sequence DNA region contains:
- the LOC127859040 gene encoding tenascin-like has translation MALRTFLGVYIVCDIAVHTESRIRSYVHGKMLLIIAFTSLSLCEAFIMDENCVHCNWNGVCQTQSRQCECYHGFKGADCSVGCGCQGHGVCNQDNTCQCDNGWKWSSSQHKCIWDCTCPTGVQCMGPGICACKQACRYGTCWNGQCECWEGYTGDQCDRLDKNTMMNRDISVGMNIEGLEYWSPELKFVDVAKLSSEWITQRDQDGRWDTQEQNKITWRSDGYPARLEKSLSVVKLVLRGEPGLHGPQGNFVLLYDGDGEITFALVSHTVHYNGKGKIPSLTLVRSEAK, from the exons ATGGCATTACGTACATTTTTAGGTGTATATATAGTCTGTGACATCGCTGTACACACAGAATCAAGGATACGTTCATATGTTCACGGGAAAATGCTGCTAATAATAGCATTTACATCGCTAAG CCTTTGCGAGGCGtttattatggacgaaaactGCGTTCACTGCAACTGGAACGGCGTATGTCAAACACAGTCTAGACAATGTGAATGCTACCATGGCTTCAAAGGGGCCGACTGTAGCGTGGGCTGTGGTTGTCAAGGACACGGGGTTTGTAACCAAG ATAACACATGCCAATGCGACAATGGCTGGAAATGGTCGAGCTCCCAACACAAGTGCATTTGGGACTGCACCTGCCCTACCG GCGTGCAGTGCATGGGCCCCGGTATATGCGCATGTAAGCAAGCGTGTCGGTACGGTACCTGCTGGAACGGACAGTGTGAATGCTGGGAAGGGTACACGGGCGACCAATGTGACAGGCTGGACAAAAACAC CATGATGAACCGCGACATATCTGTTGGTATGAACATAGAAGGCCTCGAATACTGGTCACCGGAACTGAAGTTCGTCGACGTGGCCAAGCTCTCGTCAGAGTGGATCACTCAACGAGACCAAGACGGCCGATGGGACACACAAGAGCAGAACAAGATCACGTGGAGGTCTGACGGATACCCGGCGAGGCTTGAAA AATCTCTGTCAGTCGTGAAGTTAGTTCTTCGGGGTGAACCGGGTTTACATGGTCCCCAGGGTAACTTCGTCTTACTGTATGATGGCGACGGCGAAATCACATTTGCCCTGGTATCACACACAGTGCACTACAATGGAAAAGGTAAGATTCCCTCGTTAACCCTTGTCcgttcagaagcaaagtga